DNA sequence from the Paenibacillus physcomitrellae genome:
GGTTTTTTACTTTCTCTTGTTGTTCGAATTCATGTAAGTGAGAAGTGCGAGGATGAATGATCCAAATAAAAACATGATCGTCAACGCATCTTTAACTTCCATGGCTTCACCTCCTTTCGAAGGGAAACCATGCCCACCCAAAATTCAATTGCCTTTCCTATTTTACCATCATCCACCATTTATTTGAAGAACAATTGTTCTGTATTCTTGGATCTTGAACCTGTTAATTTCGGCTGATGTTCTAGCTTTCACGACTGTGAAGTTATTACCTTCCCTTAGTTACTCAAGTTCTCTTATTCCTATAATTTCACTAATACATTGTTCTATCTCTTTATCAAGGATGGCATCATTATACTTTATATACAAAGGAACTCTTTCATCATAAACTTCTTGAAGACTATGTCCTTTCATTATTACAATTCCTCTGCTTGAGATGTTTGTTAGCCTCTGTTTAATTTCTTCATACGGGACATGTAAATATATAATCTGTCCATTCTGTTTAAGTGTGTTCATAGCTTTATCAGAGTAGATCACACTTCCCCCTGTCGAAATAATGCTGTTAACTACTTGCAGACCTGAAACAATCACTTCTTCAACTTCAAGAAACCTCTCAACACCCTCACCATCTAAAATTTCTTGCAACATTCTACCTTCATGTTCTTGTATTAAAATATCAGTGTCCACATAATCCATGCCTAAAGCTTAGCAAGCAACACACCGAGAGTGCTTTTACCAGCACCAGACATACCTACAAGAACTATGTTTTTCATAAAACACCTCACTGTTGCTATATACTTTTTTTTGATATGCAATAATTTCACATAACAGGACCAAGGAATGGCTCAAGGCATCCCGCGGGGTAGACCTACTGAATCCGCTTTCTCAAAATTCAGCTGCCGAACCAAGCGGCGGCGAAGACGATCCGATACGTGAAGAAGGTGTTAGACGATGCCCTTGACTTCTTCGATTTTACTTTCAAAGTTCTTGTCAGTTCCTATCTTGCCCATCAAAATCAACCAAATTTGCAACCATAGTTAATGAGGTGCCTATTTTACCTACTTCCTCAAAACCAAAGCGTTGATAAAGTCTCATCGCTGCTTTATTCGATGGGTCCACACTCAGCGAGATCCTTCCAATCTTCTTCCTCCTGGCTTCCTTAAACAATTCCTCTAACAACGCTGTACCGATCCCTGTTCCCCTGTATTCTTTTAGAATCGCCATTCCGAGTTCCGGCACATCCTTATCAATAAATCCATAACCTTTATTACTCTCACTAAAATAACGTGCTGTTACCGAGCCAACTGGCTTGTCTTCATTATTCATTGCAATAAATCCAAAATCTCCAGGCCGCCCCCATCCTTCAACATACTTTGAAATTAATGGCTCATTAATAATCTCTTTATTGAATGGCTCCTGACCTTCAGGAGCAAATAAAGATTCATATAGCATATCCCACAAAAAAGCAATATCATTCTCTATTACTGGTCTAATAATATATTTCATCATCTTCGAAATCACTTTCCTTCCAGTTATTCTCCACATGTTTCGTCTAACATTATTGTGTTCACGACGTCCGAAGTAGTCGAACGTCTCCACTGCTGCTATCCCCCCGAATTCTCTGCCGAACCGAGGGGTGAATGCCCCGATTTGAGATTATTACAATTAAATTCTCTTTAATATAGTCTTTTTTCGTAGCTTTCTTGAAGTCCTTTACGGATCATTTCTGTTGTATATTCAGATGAATTTACATGATCTTTTAGGATTTTTGGAATGGATGGTAGTGCATCAACAGCTACCCACGACTCACTTTCCCATATCCTTGACCTCTTGAATGCTTTAGCACAATGTATAAAACATTCTTCAATTTCCACTCCAATACCTAATAGCGGTTTTTTATCTTTAGCTTTCATGAGATCAAGAATTTCATGATCCTTTATTACATATGCTTTTCCATTAATTCTAAGCGTTTCTTCAAGCCCAGGGATAATAAATACTATGCCTACTCTGGGATTCAATAAGATATTCCTCAATGAATCAATCCTACGATTACCGGGTCTTTCTGGAATAACTAGATGCTTTTCATTTAGAACGAAAACTGATCCTGGTGCATCACCTCGCGGTGACACATCACAGAAGCCCTTATCATCCGAAGTAGATAAAAATAATATCGGCGACATGGAGATGAAGTTCCGACAATGATTGTCTAATTCATATACAGTTTTTTTCTTTACAAGTTCACTTGGAAAGCCCAAGATATCTCTAATTTCTTCTTCTGAAGATAAGATCTCTCTAAAAGGAGTCTTCATATAATCACCTCTGTATTTATTATGCTTCGTTTAGTCCTTTACTTAATACTATCCCATGGTCCTCTTTTCCTGATAGGATATCGAAAATGTTGAAATTATACATCTGCCAATCAAAGGACGATAGCCCTGATCCACTTCTGCTGGATAGAGAGCCTAATGCCCCGATAGTAAATATGATGTTTTTCAGAAGTTAACAGCTTCTTCAAACACTATACTTAATTATTTCTCTTAGAATAATAATCAAGTAGTCTTTTTAAGTGTTTCTCTAGTTGAATTCTATAAAAATATACTAAGAAGAATATTATCAATATCATTATCTCTATTAATATGGTGGAGATTTCTATTAGATTTGTAGTTTTTAGCGAACTATAAATAGATCTAAATAAATAAACGGATACCAAACTGCAAATCAATATGACGTTCAACCCTATTGCCGTTTTTTTGGATTCAACTTTTTCTTTAACTAATTCTGATAAGAACATAAAAATAACTAGTGCTCCTATTGAATAGAGAACTGATATGATGTTCACCTCTTTTATGATTGCTTCTTTATAATATCTTCAAATCGCTCTGTTCTTCTCAAAATTTCTGACAATATGGTTTACTTGTTTTCGATTCTTAACAATGAATACTTCTTTCTGTTTCTTTACCTTTTCAAGTTTTTCTATTGTCTGTGTTCTGCTTCTTTTCCTATAATTCCAAACCCATTTAATGAATGCATAATCGATCTTTTCTGGACACTCTCCGTTCATATCAGGTCTAGTTCTCTTATGATACATAATTCTTCGTTTTACTATTCGATAAAGACAAAGCCATCTAGGCATGTCGAGGTATATGATAAGATCTGCCCTATCGATTCTGATATCTATGGTTCTTGAGTAATCACCATCTATTATCCATTTCTCTTCTGCTGAAAAGCCTTCTACAATCTTATCCCACTCATCATTTGGTGTTGGTGTCCACTCATTGCCGTTTTTATGTTTCCGGGTAAAGAGAAATAAACTACATTCACATCAGCTCCAGCAGTTGGCCTCCCAAGAACGATTGAATTTTTGGCATTTCTGAGAGACATGGTTACAAATTCACCATTACTCATAGTATGTTCGTTAACCAAAGTCACTATTTTCCCTATATAAATCTCGTCATTTATATTTTGAGTACCCCCAGAGACAAGGGGTCATCGTAATAAAATTGCCCCGGTATTGCATGAGTAGGAAATGAAGGTATGGATCGGCTACACTTAGTTGGACAGAAAAATTAGGGGCTAGTAGAATGAAACAATCACAATTAGGAGCGGATCTACTATGCCAAAAGAAAGACGTACATTTACAGCAGAATTTAAGAGACAAATGGTTCAGTTATATGAAAACGGGAAATCAAGAGCGGCTATTGTGAAAGAGTATGAGCTAAGCCCATCTGCTCTAGATCGCTGGATTAAACAAGCGAACACCTCGGGTTCCTTCGCTGAAAAGGATAACCGAACGGCAGAAGAAAACGAACTTATTGCTCTTCGCAAAGAACTTAAGCAGCTTCGAATGGAGAATGACATTTTAAAGCAAGCCGCGCTGATCATGGGACGAAAGTAAAGATCATAAAGCAAAATCGTGATAAATACTCGGTATCAGCAATGTGCAAAGTCCTACAAATCGCGAAAAGCACTTTTTACTATGAAGCGATTGATAAAGAAAACGAAGATGAAAGTATCCTTACGGAGACTATCGTCGAGATTTTCCAGAGCAACCGCAAAGCCTACGGAACACGGAAGATTAAAACGAAACTTCAGGAGCAAGGATACATCGTTTCCAGGCGCCGAATTGGACGGATTATGAAAGAGCAAGGCCTTGTGTCCACATACACAATCGCCCAGTATAAGCCGCATAAAACGGCTTGTAACGATGCAGAAACAGCTAATGTATTGAAGCGTGAGTTTGACCAAAAGGAAGCGAAACGCTTTGTCGTCAGCGATCTGACGTATGTGAAAGTCCAGCACAAGTGGCATTATATTTGCGTATTGATCGACTTATTTAACAGAGAAATCATTGGCCACAGTGCAGGTCCACGTAAGGACGCTGCTCTAATTTCCCGTGCCTTTGCCACAGTAGAAGGCGACTTAAGCGACATTCAGTGGTTCCACACGGACCGTGGAAGTGAGTTTAAAAACCAGAATATTGATGCGCTGTTAAGGACTTTTAACATTGGTCGCTCGTTAAGCATGAAGGGCTGTCCTTACGACAACGCCGTTGCTGAAGCGACCTACAAAGTAATGAAAACCGAATTCATTAACCAGATGCATTTCCAAAGTCTTCACCATCTAAACGTAGAATTATATGACTATGTGAATTGGTTCAACAGACATAGAGTTCATGGCTCACTAGGTTACATGACACCCGTTCAGTACAAAACTACAGCCCTTAAAAAAGTTGTCTGATTTACTGTTGACAGTCCAGGTATAGCAAATTCTTTTTCAGAAGGGATCAGATACTCGGCAAATTTATAGGTAAGTTCGGTAGAAGGGTAATTTCTGAGATCAATGATCAAGCCTTTAGTGTTCCGCGATTCTTCCATGATCCTATCAATCTCGCCTTCTGCTAACAGACCGGCATTGATATAATAGATTTCTTCATTTTCCATTTATTTGGAACCTGTATCAACAAAAAAAGTAATATTACTTGTAGCATCACTTAGATAGCCTGTCGCGCTTATATCCTTTTCCTCCTTTAGTCTCAATTATTCCTTTCGAGTGGGGTAAAGTGGAGTAGCACTGAGTAGTTTCACGAAAAAAGCCCCAGCCTTAGATAGCTCTTATCTTAGGCTGGGACGATTGTTGTCTGAGCTTATATATACCATTATTATACATCTGATAATCAAGGGGCAGTAGCTCCGCAGCTGAACTGAAGTCTCTGCCACATTGAATATTCGAAAAACATCATTTAGTTTTAATCATCGAAATAACGTTAAATCTTGCTGCAATTCTTTTATGATGTTCTTTTTCTCAATATATTTAATAACCCAATACTAAAAATTAAAGTCCCAATTATGATATAAGAATGTATAAATCCATCTAATATAGGAACGTACTCACCAGTTAGATTTTTATTTGAATACACTATATCGACTGACAACTTCCCTAAAGGTGTACTTATTAATATCACAATAACTCCCAAGATGTAATACCACACTTGATTCTTCATCAAAAACTCCCCTTCTAATCCCCCTGATTTTTATTCATTATTACGCTTACTAAAAGATTCAACCTTCATATGTAAATATTTCAGTTAACGTTCTTGTATTCACCAGCCCCTCACCTTATGGACCCGCCAGGGTCCGACAGAGGCTGCGGTTAGGTGGTGCAGGGTTGTCCGCCTGATTCCATTTTTCTCTGCCAATCTCCCCTGGCAGATCAAGGGGCGCGACAGCCGATCAGCCGCGTGAATATAATGTCATGTGAAGTTCTTGCCTTCCCTGATTTTGCTTGTACTAATTATTATCTATAGCGATCTCACTATCTATATCGAGATCAATAGTCTCCGTGTGAAGTTCTTTATTATTATCATTCCATGTGATAGTTAATGTGGTGCTTTCATAATTTTGTTTATCCTTTAAAAGTTCATTGTACGAATAATCCCCAGTAATTGAACCTGTATCATTATCAAGATTTTCAAGAATAGCTACTGGTCCCCCCGAAGAACTTGCCTCATGTGTATATACAGTTTCGTATTTTTCAGTTGAATTCATTTCCTTAAAATCATATTTATAATAAGTGCTATTTTCAATGTTTTTGGGAGCTCCCTTGTAAGTTAATTTGCCGTTTCCTCGAAGAATTTTATCTTCGGTAACTATGATCTTATAATCAGAAATGTCCCACAATTCGCCTTTGCCATTAAGAGTGTAAACATGAACAACACTTTTTGATGATTTACTATTTTTTTCGTTATATACAATACCCCAAATGATATTAGTAATAAGAATGACACCTAAAAGTATGAAGACTAATCTTTTCATATCTTTCTCCCTTAGTTAGTTGGGATTTTTATTAGTTGCAAGAATTTCACATAACGTTCCTGTATTCACGACGCCGAGAGCCTTAAGTGGAGCAATAGCGCAACGGGTCGTTAGACTTAGGCTCGCAGGGTTGTCAGCAGCATCTGCTTCTTTGTCAAAACTTCTGCTGACCGAGGGGCATTACGCCCCGATGCGTTAGTACTGTGTTATAAGATGTAGCCGTCTTCTTCGAATACCTACAAGTATGTTCTCTCACAACATTCAACTATCGTTCTCAGTTAGTTTAGATTTGTTAATAATAAGACAGTACAAGTAATACCTTTTTTCAGCTTTCGTATCATTCTGCATTGCTTCCAATTAACGGAGCGAAGCTGCCGATCTTTCGTCAGCAGCCTTGTGTTGAAGATTTTGGACTAACTAACCGTTCTATGGCAACTACACTTGAGTAGGAGACTCAAGGTCTACTACAATTCGCTCCTTTTCTTAAAAAGATACTCCCAAGGGCTAATAATTATTTGTGCAAACGTATCCAATAACTCACTACGCGACCTCTAGAGAAGCACCCTTTGGTTACAAAGAAACCTTCACTTCATTTCTTGCTTGAGCGCATTGCCTTAACATGCTTAAGAGTTCCGTCATTTGCAAAGCGTGAATAATCGTCTGATTCTATGGCGTAAATAGCTATTTTTCCGTCTTTGTCACTATGCACTCCCCAGCCATAACGCTTGGAAAGAGCCGAAGAACGAAAGCACGGTTGGCCTTTTGAGAAAAAGTCCTCGCGGCTTATTCCTCTACGATTACCGTTAGCTTCGTAAAGTACATCATCTGAAGTATACTGATAGGGTCTGTCTATAAGCATTTCGTACTCGATTCGCACAGCAGTCTTTGGGTCTTTCAACGGTGGTTCCGTGGCTTTGGTTGTTGGGCAATCCTCTGCCACTTCGATAAATGCATTAAAATAGTTTGTGGTGTGTTGTTTCATGTAATAACCCCCTTTAATAATTAATAATCATAGAGCTCTTCTGCCCAGTTAGTTTAAAGTATATCTAAGCTTTGATGAATGGGTGTATGCTTTGCGGCTATTTCTTATAACGTTGTTGTATTCACGAAATGACCCAGCCTTAGATAGCTCTTATCTTAGGCTGGGTCGTTTGTTGTCTGAGCTTCTTCCATGATTATACATCTGGGCAACCAAGGGGCGAATGCTCCGCAGCGTAGATGTATTGTTATATGATGTCGGCGACTTCTCCGATTCCTCTTATTAATGTCATTCATTCTATTGGTTAAGTACGTAATTCTAATGTTTTCAAGTCAATAATAAAGCTGTGTTGTTTAAGAATATCCAATCCGAGCAACCCTTTATGGTCCTTCGGCAGTATGCCAACATCTATTTCTATATTCTCAATGCTTCTTGTACCTATTTCAACCCTGTCCATAATTTTTGTATAGAAAGGAACGCTTCCCCCAATCCCGTATGCTTCATATATAGAATCACCTGTTTCGTAGGTCACACCTATTTCCTCCAAAATATCAGGACTAATTATAGTATGTGAGGACCCTGTATCTATAATCACATCATCTATTCTTAATGCTCTTCCTCTGAATGTAACGGTAAGCGACGTCGTAATTAACTGTCCATCATAGTTAATTTTCATTACTATTACGTCTCACTCTTATTAATGGGTCCCGGCGAATATGGATCACAAATTCTTGATTTGAAGTATGGTATACTAAATTCCCAGGCTCTGCTTGGAAAAACTCTTTATTAGCCTCTTGCTCTGATATAGTACGAATTGGTGCAACTTCATCTACTATTTTTTTGTTGCCTTCCTCATGATAATTAAGTATGGACACCAGAACAAATTGGTCAGGAAACAATTCTCTTACTTCTTGCCATTTCATTCGTTCTACCTCCCACAAATTCTTACCATTTCTTTTTCCTGTCTTGATTTTATCATACTTATAGTTCAGCATTCCCATTGTATTTTATATCATCTTTTTTCCGCCGATTTCATCTAACGTTGTTGTATTCACGACGCCGAGAGCCTTAAGGCAGCTTTAGCTGCCGGCCGCGACTGCGGTTAGGTTCGCAGGGTTGTCCGCCTGACTGCGCTTCCTCGAAAATGCCTCAGGCGGACCAAGGATCGGCCTCAGCCGATCCGCCGCGTGAATATTATGTTATAAGATGTTGGGGCCATCTCTGAAATACTCACATAACGATCTTTATTCTTCTTATAATTTCAGTCTTTCTAATTGATGATCTTCAATCAAGTCTATTGTTTTTCTATTGTTTACATATTCCTTTATTTGTTTCGAGATATTTGGTATTAATAGTATTGATTCTATTTCATCTAATGGTATCCACTTTACAGCGACTTGGTGAGGATCTGGTTGCCGAGGGGGCTTTGGGATCGAATTATTAATTAATTTGCATTCGAAAATAAGATGTAATCCATGTCTTTCTGTCACTTTATAGTCGCCTGACTGTTTATGAGGAGCAAATTCATAAATTAGAGCTAACTTACCGACTTCGACGTCTGCGTTGGTTTCTTCATATACTTCTCGAATAACACCATCAACTATTGTTTCTCCAGGCTCTAATCCTCCGCCCGGTAGATTGTAATGAATTCCATTGTTATCATACTCAACTAATAAAATTGAATTGTCTTCGATTATTAATCCAGTACATCTAACTCTAACATGTGACAAGTTAACACCTCTTGTTCTTATGTATTTGAATTTATTTGGGTTTGCCCCAATTTCTGATAACGTTTCCGTGTTCACGACGTCCATTCACCCTAAGCTGCCAGAGTCGTGCGACTAGCACGATCTCAGCCGGCCGCGATGCGGTTGGGTGAATGGATGTGTCCCGGCATATGCATCTTCGACTTATCTTCCGGGAACGAGGCGGCTTGTCCGCCGATGCGTGAACACATTGTTAGGCGAAGTTAATTCCTCCCTCATAACAACCATTCTTTAGCTAACTCTCTTACTTCATTTCTAAGTTCTTTCATTATCTTAGTAACATCCTCTACTCCCAAAAAAATCGATTGCCATATTACTGTATCTAATTCTATGGAGGTCGCCCACCAACAAGTCTCTATCCCTCTACGCGGATTTGGAAACAATACATGTTTTCCATTGTGTTCTACTACTGCATATCCTTCTCGCAATCCATAGAAACTGCGATGCACATATTCCGACCCAGACGAGTATAACCTGCTATGCATTAATTGCCTAAAAGGTTTACCACCTTCTGATTCATCAACTTCTTGAGCTAGCTTTAATATCGTCTTGGTTGTATAGTTCTTTGGGATCTTGCCTTCCCTGCAATTGAATAACAGTCTTGCTTCATCATAACGTTGTTTTAAGGTATTTAACCTCTCGTTACTGTAGTATTCTTCTTTAAGTATAGTATCTTTTATAGATAGAACTTCGTTGGCTACTCCCCATTCATGCATTACCACTAAGACTACGTATTTTTGAAACTCTTCGTCATCACAATTCCACAAATTCCATAAATGTAAATGTCCTTCGTATAATACTCTTAACAATGTGAATGCATCCGAATAATGTGCATTCGAAATTAATGTTGATATTGAACTGAAAGTAAAAAATTGGGCCATACTTAATTCTGACAATATTATATGTCTTTGATTTGCATAGTCTTTATTGTTTTCAAGAATAGTAGAGTTTTGAAGAAGATTCTCCCTAATCTTGTCAATTAATATTAGCCACTTATCTACCATATCTTTTGTCGATTTTAATTGCTCTTCATTTATTACTTCTGGGGATTTCCAGAACATCATTATCATCATCCTTGCAAGAATTAATTTCGCCTAACGTTCCTGTATTCACGACCCGACGTATGTCGGGTGTCCGGCGAATGCCGGGCCAAGGACGAATGTCCGCAGCGTGAATATGATGTTATGTGTTGCTTCTGTCTTCCTGCGTTACCTTCGAAAGTTTTCTTACCGCCGGGCGCGCTTCGTATCCGAATTTGCTTCGTCCACTCTGTTCTTCGCCGGGCATGCTTCGTATCCGAGTTTGCTTCGTCGATCTTATCAGACCTTCAACAATTTCCAGCTTCTAAATCGATCTTAAATATGCTCTTCAGAAGTTACACATAACGTTCCCGTATTCACGAAACGACCCAGCCCTAGATAGCTCTTATCTTGGGCTGGGTCGTTTGTTGACTGAGCTTTCCTCCATGATTATACATCTGTCAACCAAGGGGCGATAGCCCCGACGCGTGAATACAGTGTTATGTGATGTCCTCGTCATCTTGAGATGGTCTCAAATGTTTATAATGATAAAATATCACCTATTACTAGATATGTATAAATAATATATCTTTCAGCTTCTTCGAGAGTTACCTCAGCATGTGTACCTTTGTTAGCAGCTTCATGAACTCCATCTAATCGTTCACCGATAAATTTTAAATGTGAACCCACAATAGATGTAAATTTCTCACTAGTAGATTTACTTTCAATATATTGAATGAGTCTATTTATATATTGGTCTCCCCCAATCTTTAACTGTTTACCTCCTGGTAGTAATATAGGCTCATCAGTAGGAGGGTATAGTACATCTGCCACCTCTTTTATTATTCTT
Encoded proteins:
- a CDS encoding retropepsin-like aspartic protease family protein is translated as MKINYDGQLITTSLTVTFRGRALRIDDVIIDTGSSHTIISPDILEEIGVTYETGDSIYEAYGIGGSVPFYTKIMDRVEIGTRSIENIEIDVGILPKDHKGLLGLDILKQHSFIIDLKTLELRT
- a CDS encoding IS3 family transposase (programmed frameshift) gives rise to the protein MPKERRTFTAEFKRQMVQLYENGKSRAAIVKEYELSPSALDRWIKQANTSGSFAEKDNRTAEENELIALRKELKQLRMENDIFKASRADHGTKVKIIKQNRDKYSVSAMCKVLQIAKSTFYYEAIDKENEDESILTETIVEIFQSNRKAYGTRKIKTKLQEQGYIVSRRRIGRIMKEQGLVSTYTIAQYKPHKTACNDAETANVLKREFDQKEAKRFVVSDLTYVKVQHKWHYICVLIDLFNREIIGHSAGPRKDAALISRAFATVEGDLSDIQWFHTDRGSEFKNQNIDALLRTFNIGRSLSMKGCPYDNAVAEATYKVMKTEFINQMHFQSLHHLNVELYDYVNWFNRHRVHGSLGYMTPVQYKTTALKKVV
- a CDS encoding DUF6157 family protein, yielding MKQHTTNYFNAFIEVAEDCPTTKATEPPLKDPKTAVRIEYEMLIDRPYQYTSDDVLYEANGNRRGISREDFFSKGQPCFRSSALSKRYGWGVHSDKDGKIAIYAIESDDYSRFANDGTLKHVKAMRSSKK
- a CDS encoding MSMEG_1061 family FMN-dependent PPOX-type flavoprotein, coding for MKTPFREILSSEEEIRDILGFPSELVKKKTVYELDNHCRNFISMSPILFLSTSDDKGFCDVSPRGDAPGSVFVLNEKHLVIPERPGNRRIDSLRNILLNPRVGIVFIIPGLEETLRINGKAYVIKDHEILDLMKAKDKKPLLGIGVEIEECFIHCAKAFKRSRIWESESWVAVDALPSIPKILKDHVNSSEYTTEMIRKGLQESYEKRLY
- a CDS encoding DUF5677 domain-containing protein; its protein translation is MMFWKSPEVINEEQLKSTKDMVDKWLILIDKIRENLLQNSTILENNKDYANQRHIILSELSMAQFFTFSSISTLISNAHYSDAFTLLRVLYEGHLHLWNLWNCDDEEFQKYVVLVVMHEWGVANEVLSIKDTILKEEYYSNERLNTLKQRYDEARLLFNCREGKIPKNYTTKTILKLAQEVDESEGGKPFRQLMHSRLYSSGSEYVHRSFYGLREGYAVVEHNGKHVLFPNPRRGIETCWWATSIELDTVIWQSIFLGVEDVTKIMKELRNEVRELAKEWLL
- a CDS encoding GNAT family N-acetyltransferase, which produces MMKYIIRPVIENDIAFLWDMLYESLFAPEGQEPFNKEIINEPLISKYVEGWGRPGDFGFIAMNNEDKPVGSVTARYFSESNKGYGFIDKDVPELGMAILKEYRGTGIGTALLEELFKEARRKKIGRISLSVDPSNKAAMRLYQRFGFEEVGKIGTSLTMVANLVDFDGQDRN
- a CDS encoding putative holin-like toxin; this translates as MEVKDALTIMFLFGSFILALLTYMNSNNKRK
- a CDS encoding shikimate kinase, which gives rise to MDYVDTDILIQEHEGRMLQEILDGEGVERFLEVEEVIVSGLQVVNSIISTGGSVIYSDKAMNTLKQNGQIIYLHVPYEEIKQRLTNISSRGIVIMKGHSLQEVYDERVPLYIKYNDAILDKEIEQCISEIIGIRELE
- a CDS encoding NUDIX domain-containing protein is translated as MSHVRVRCTGLIIEDNSILLVEYDNNGIHYNLPGGGLEPGETIVDGVIREVYEETNADVEVGKLALIYEFAPHKQSGDYKVTERHGLHLIFECKLINNSIPKPPRQPDPHQVAVKWIPLDEIESILLIPNISKQIKEYVNNRKTIDLIEDHQLERLKL